The Colletes latitarsis isolate SP2378_abdomen chromosome 1, iyColLati1, whole genome shotgun sequence genome has a segment encoding these proteins:
- the Cct3 gene encoding chaperonin containing TCP1 subunit 3 — MHRPVSGPIVVLSQNTKRESGRKVQRENIEAGKAIADVIRTCLGPQAMLKMLMDPMGGIVLTNDGNAILREITVQHPAGKSMIEVARTQDEEVGDGTTSVIVLAGEILATAEPFLEQNMHPTIIIRAFRQALEDMITILNEQVSIDLDPNDKTKVIQVINSCVGTKFIGRWSELACQIALDAVHIVMLEENGRREIDIKRYAKVEKIPGGSIEQSTVLKGVMINKDVTHPKMRRYIKNPRIVLLDCPLEYKKGESQTNIEIMKDTDFTRILELEEEHVKKICEDIIAVKPDVVITEKGVSDLAQHYLVKAGISAIRRLRKSDINRIARACGATVVNRTEELQNEDVGTKAGLFEIKKFGDDYFCFITECKEPKACTIILRGASKDILNETERNLQDALHVARNFLIEPKLVPGGGAVEMAVSRLLTENAGRYAGVEQWPYKAVAQALEIIPRTLAQNCGANTIRTLTALRTKHATEGMTWGIDGETGQLVDMEKRGIWEPLAVKLQTYKTAIETAILLLRIDDIVSGSKKKKDNEPTAPAQVTEESMKD; from the exons ATGCATCGTCCAGTGAGTGGTCCGATTGTAGTTTTAA GTCAGAATACAAAGCGGGAAAGCGGTCGAAAAGTTCAGAGAGAAAATATTGAAGCCGGCAAG GCAATTGCAGATGTCATTAGAACATGTCTTGGACCACAAGCAATGTTAAAAATGTTGATGGACCCAATGGGAGGCATAGTTTTGACCAATGATGGAAACGCTATATTACGTGAAATAACAGTACAGCATCCAGCTGGAAAATCAATGATTGAAGTTGCTAGAACTCAGGATGAAGAAGTTGGAGACGGTACTACGTCGGTTATTGTATTGGCAGGTGAAATTTTAGCTACCGCAGAACCTTTTCTGGAGCAAAATATGCATCCGACAATTATAATAAGagcatttcgtcaagctttggaaGATATGATAACCATCCTTAATGAGCAAGTGAGCATAGACTTGGATCCTAATGACAAAACCAAAGTGATTCAAGTGATAAATTCTTGCGTAGGCACTAAATTTATCGGGCGTTGGTCAGAATTAGCATGTCAGATTGCTTTAGATGCAGTTCACATTGTTATGCTCGAAGAAAATGGAAGAAGAGAAATAGATATAAAGCGTTATGCAAAGGTAGAAAAAATTCCTGGTGGCAGTATCGAACAAAGTACTGTACTTAAAGGGGTGATGATTAATAAAGATGTAACGCATCCAAAGATGAGACGATACATTAAAAATCCAAGAatagttttactggattgtccttTAGAATATAAAAAGGGAGAGTCACAAACTAATATAGAAATAATGAAGGATACTGATTTCACCAGGATTTTGGAACTGGAGGAGGAACatgttaaaaaaatatgtgaagaTATTATAGCTGTGAAACCTGATGTGGTGATTACCGAGAAAGGGGTATCAGATTTAGCTCAACATTATCTCGTAAAAGCAGGTATTTCTGCTATTCGTAGATTGAGAAAAAGCGACATTAACAGAATTGCGAGAGCTTGCGGCGCAACTGTCGTCAATCGTACAGAAGAATTGCAAAATGAGGATGTTGGTACCAAAGCTGGTctttttgaaattaaaaaatttggagATGATTACTTTTGTTTTATTACCGAATGTAAAGAACCTAAAGCATGTACTATAATATTGAGAGGTGCTAGTAAAGATATATTGAATGAAACTGAAAGAAATTTACAAGATGCCCTTCATGTTGCTAGAAACTTTCTCATTGAACCCAAATTAGTACCAG gTGGAGGTGCAGTGGAAATGGCAGTATCAAGACTTTTGACAGAAAACGCAGGAAGATACGCGGGTGTTGAACAATGGCCTTATAAAGCTGTAGCACAGGCGCTAGAAATAATTCCACGAACTCTTGCACAGAACTGTGGAGCAAACACGATTAGAACATTAACTGCGCTACGTACAAAACATGCCACTGAAGGAATGACATGGGGTATTGATGGAGAAACTGGTCAATTGGTAGATATGGAAAAACGTGGTATTTGGGAGCCTCTGGCCGTTAAGTTACAGACATATAAAACGGCTATTGAAACCGCTATTTTATTGTTACGAATCGATGACATTGTCTCAGGAAGCAAGAAAAAGAAGGATAATGAGCCTACAGCACCTGCACAAGTTACAGAAGAATCTATGAAGGattaa